A window of Aerococcus urinae contains these coding sequences:
- a CDS encoding SAM hydrolase/SAM-dependent halogenase family protein: MKAILVFQTDFTYKEAAVSAMYGVVKSVDRDLEIITGTHEIPNYDIWSGSFRLYQPMQFWPQGTIFVSVVDPGVGTSRRTCIAQTKNGYTIVTPDNGSLTHVAKHFGIERVVEIDIDRHRLKGQGTEGISVFHGRDVFAYCAARLASGQVAFEEFGSEYPVDEIVTFDLIEPKKAQDRLTGMGEIIDPNFGNYWTNIPFAWLKDQSGKSVRVIVRSASGAVVFDEAIQIHKTFGEVSLGELTIYQNEFGNLSLAINQGSFISKYDLPYGVGVSVEVVLSEEE, encoded by the coding sequence GTGAAAGCAATTTTAGTATTTCAGACCGATTTTACCTATAAGGAGGCAGCCGTCAGCGCCATGTATGGGGTGGTCAAGTCAGTCGACCGTGACTTAGAAATTATTACGGGGACCCATGAGATTCCCAACTATGATATCTGGAGCGGTTCTTTCCGTCTTTACCAACCCATGCAATTTTGGCCCCAGGGCACTATTTTCGTCTCAGTCGTTGACCCTGGTGTGGGGACCAGTCGGCGGACTTGTATTGCCCAGACCAAAAACGGCTACACCATTGTGACACCCGATAACGGGAGCCTGACCCATGTGGCCAAGCACTTTGGGATTGAAAGGGTGGTTGAGATTGATATTGACCGTCACCGCCTAAAGGGGCAGGGGACAGAAGGGATCTCGGTCTTTCATGGCCGTGATGTCTTTGCCTATTGTGCGGCACGGTTAGCTAGCGGACAAGTTGCCTTTGAAGAATTTGGCTCGGAATATCCGGTAGATGAGATTGTCACTTTCGATTTGATTGAGCCGAAAAAAGCACAGGACCGGTTGACAGGAATGGGAGAGATTATTGACCCTAACTTTGGTAATTATTGGACCAACATCCCCTTTGCCTGGTTAAAAGACCAATCCGGGAAGTCAGTTAGAGTCATTGTGCGTTCAGCGAGTGGAGCAGTCGTCTTCGATGAAGCGATTCAAATCCATAAGACCTTTGGCGAGGTGAGCTTAGGGGAATTAACTATTTATCAGAATGAATTTGGCAACTTGAGTCTAGCTATTAACCAAGGCAGTTTTATTTCTAAATACGACCTGCCTTACGGGGTTGGGGTTAGTGTCGAAGTAGTATTGAGTGAGGAGGAATAG
- a CDS encoding SAM hydrolase/SAM-dependent halogenase family protein translates to MGIDFSKVPAFRQQLVFQSDFGLNDGAVSAMTGVVVTVDESLSIHHLTHNIPPYDIYLAGYRLYQTYSYWPEGTIFVSIVDPGVGYQQKSVIALLESGHYIVTPNNGTLSFLAKYVGVQAVWEIDKEKNLLPSTNQSYTFYGRDLYAYTAARLASGKLQLSEVGEELAISELKLHEIADFQINPEEAVLSGHVAIHDERFGSLWTNIPYESLQDLEVKTGDQLHLQIHHQGQTVYDDLVPVVQSFQSVPQSRALIYCNSLKNLAVALNQNSFAQAYKVGYGSDWQLTFQKSK, encoded by the coding sequence ATGGGTATCGATTTTAGTAAAGTTCCTGCTTTTCGTCAGCAATTAGTCTTTCAAAGTGACTTTGGACTTAACGATGGGGCGGTATCGGCCATGACGGGGGTAGTAGTGACGGTTGATGAGAGTCTTAGTATCCATCACTTAACCCACAACATTCCTCCTTATGATATTTATTTGGCTGGCTATCGGCTCTATCAGACCTATTCCTACTGGCCTGAGGGGACCATCTTCGTATCGATTGTTGACCCTGGTGTGGGCTACCAGCAAAAGTCAGTGATTGCCTTGTTAGAGAGTGGTCATTATATCGTCACCCCTAATAATGGGACCCTGTCTTTTCTGGCTAAGTATGTGGGGGTCCAGGCGGTTTGGGAAATTGATAAGGAGAAGAACTTACTCCCTTCGACCAACCAGTCCTATACCTTCTACGGCCGCGACTTGTACGCTTATACAGCGGCTCGTTTAGCCAGTGGGAAATTACAGTTAAGTGAAGTGGGGGAAGAACTTGCTATCAGTGAGCTCAAGCTCCATGAGATTGCTGACTTCCAGATTAATCCTGAGGAAGCTGTACTCAGTGGTCACGTTGCCATTCACGATGAACGTTTCGGCTCGCTCTGGACTAATATCCCCTATGAGTCTTTACAAGACTTAGAAGTGAAAACAGGCGACCAACTCCATCTTCAAATCCACCACCAAGGGCAGACGGTCTATGATGACTTAGTTCCAGTCGTCCAATCCTTCCAATCTGTTCCCCAAAGTCGGGCGCTGATCTACTGTAATTCGCTCAAGAATTTGGCGGTTGCCCTCAATCAAAATAGCTTTGCCCAAGCCTACAAGGTCGGTTATGGGTCTGACTGGCAGCTTACTTTTCAAAAGAGTAAATAG